A single region of the Mechercharimyces sp. CAU 1602 genome encodes:
- a CDS encoding spore coat protein, whose product MGVSFTEKDMINDYLSAINGNLSGYASIIAQTENPQLRQTLQQIRNGDEARQYALYQAAKQKGYYQPAGPANPTEIQQVKSQLSQP is encoded by the coding sequence ATGGGCGTGTCATTTACCGAAAAGGATATGATAAACGACTACCTTTCTGCTATCAACGGAAATCTAAGTGGATATGCCAGCATCATCGCACAAACAGAAAACCCACAACTGCGACAAACATTACAACAGATACGAAATGGAGACGAAGCACGTCAATACGCTCTCTATCAAGCAGCGAAGCAAAAAGGGTATTACCAGCCGGCCGGACCTGCTAATCCCACCGAAATTCAACAAGTCAAATCCCAACTTAGTCAGCCATAA